The DNA region GAATCGGATAACGACCCTGTTTTCAAGGCACTGGCCCACTATCGGCGCCGTGAAATTCTCGACATTTTGAAGGACGGCCCTCGCACGACTGGCATGCTCTGCGAAGTCTTTGCAGAAATGGACCGCTGCACAGTGATGCAGCATCTAAAAGTTCTGGAGGAAGCCGGCCTCATTATCCCGAAGAAGGAAGGCCGCGAACGCTGGAACCACCTCAACAGC from Rhizobium sullae includes:
- a CDS encoding ArsR/SmtB family transcription factor; amino-acid sequence: MSSESDNDPVFKALAHYRRREILDILKDGPRTTGMLCEVFAEMDRCTVMQHLKVLEEAGLIIPKKEGRERWNHLNSLPIKHIYDRWISAYAGHALSILDQLKGDLEDRH